A single Pseudomonas sp. DC1.2 DNA region contains:
- a CDS encoding zf-HC2 domain-containing protein, producing the protein MLSCKEQVARSSDYLDGQLSFREKLMMRHHLMFCANCRRFIRQMRLMQATLKAMPEPPLPGVDELAARLAAERAKHL; encoded by the coding sequence ATGTTGAGCTGCAAGGAACAAGTGGCGCGTTCTAGCGATTACCTCGACGGGCAGTTGAGTTTTCGCGAGAAGCTGATGATGCGCCATCACCTGATGTTTTGCGCCAATTGCCGGCGGTTCATTCGGCAAATGCGTTTGATGCAAGCGACCCTCAAGGCGATGCCCGAGCCGCCTCTGCCAGGGGTGGATGAGCTGGCTGCGCGCCTGGCCGCCGAACGTGCGAAACATCTATAA
- a CDS encoding GNAT family N-acetyltransferase has translation MPLQRLESLSEIASQTWDALVPENQPFLRHAFLSALEDSASLGHHSGWQPEHLLHVEGDRLIAALPGYRKWHSYGEYVFDHAWADACERAGIEYYPKLLTAVPFSPVSGPRLLAASLEDGFELLNSLPGYLEVEQLSSAHINFTDPFTDAALAEQPGWLQRIGCQYHWQNRGYRDFQDFLDALSSRKRKQMRKEREQVAGQGIEFEWLDGGQLTQAQWDFVYACYANTYAVRRQLPYLTREFFSLLAERMPEAIRVVMAKQGARPVAMAFSLVGGDSFYGRYWGCLAEFDRLHFETCFYQGMDYAIANGFQRFDAGAQGEHKLIRGFEPVITHSWHYLRHPGLKAAVNDFLQQERVAVLAYAEEAKAALPYRQG, from the coding sequence ATGCCGTTGCAACGTCTGGAAAGTCTGAGCGAAATTGCGTCGCAAACATGGGACGCGCTGGTGCCTGAAAATCAGCCGTTTCTGCGCCACGCTTTTCTGAGTGCGCTGGAGGACAGCGCTAGCCTCGGCCACCATAGTGGTTGGCAGCCTGAGCATTTACTGCACGTCGAAGGTGATCGGCTGATCGCCGCGTTGCCCGGTTACCGCAAATGGCACTCCTACGGCGAGTACGTCTTCGATCACGCCTGGGCCGATGCTTGCGAGCGTGCCGGTATTGAGTACTACCCCAAGCTGTTGACGGCAGTGCCGTTCAGTCCGGTCAGTGGTCCGCGCTTGCTGGCCGCCAGTCTTGAGGACGGTTTTGAACTGCTCAACAGCCTGCCCGGTTACCTTGAAGTCGAACAACTCTCCAGCGCGCACATCAATTTCACTGATCCCTTTACCGATGCCGCGTTGGCTGAGCAGCCCGGCTGGTTGCAGCGAATTGGCTGTCAGTACCACTGGCAAAACCGAGGTTATCGCGATTTCCAGGATTTCCTCGATGCCCTCAGTTCGCGCAAGCGCAAGCAGATGCGCAAGGAGCGAGAGCAAGTGGCGGGGCAGGGCATTGAGTTTGAATGGCTCGACGGTGGGCAACTGACCCAGGCACAGTGGGATTTTGTCTATGCCTGCTATGCCAATACCTACGCGGTGCGTCGGCAATTACCCTATCTGACACGAGAGTTTTTCAGCCTGCTGGCAGAGCGCATGCCGGAGGCTATTCGCGTGGTGATGGCCAAGCAGGGGGCCAGACCGGTGGCCATGGCGTTCAGTCTGGTCGGCGGTGACAGTTTTTATGGTCGTTACTGGGGGTGCCTGGCGGAGTTCGACCGTCTGCACTTCGAGACGTGCTTCTATCAAGGCATGGACTACGCGATCGCCAATGGCTTTCAGCGTTTCGATGCCGGGGCGCAGGGCGAGCATAAGTTGATTCGCGGGTTCGAACCCGTTATCACCCATTCCTGGCACTACTTGCGTCATCCCGGATTGAAAGCGGCGGTCAACGATTTTTTGCAGCAGGAACGAGTCGCAGTGCTGGCGTATGCCGAGGAAGCGAAGGCAGCCTTGCCCTACCGGCAAGGCTGA
- a CDS encoding ABC transporter ATP-binding protein, translating to MLYRRFEQLIDIFRDAPTAAPPDRVLPFYTYYLKQVWPSFAALLVVGLFASLIEVALFNYLSRIIDLTQGTPNVNFFQDHALELTWMVVVTLILRPIFFGLHDLLVHQTLTPGMTSLILWQNHRYVLKQSLNFFQNDFAGRIAQRIMQTGNALRDSAVQAVDALWHVLIYAISALVLFAEADWRLMIPLITWITGFIGALYYFVPRVKDRSVQSSDARSKLMGRIVDGYTNITTLKLFAHTNFEQQYAKEAIKEQTEKAQLAGRVVTSMDVAITSMNGLLIVSTTGLALWLWSQSLISVGAIALATGLVIRIVNMSGWIMWVVTGIFENIGMVQDGLQTIAQPVSITDRDQAKPLAVVRGEVRFEHVDFHYGKKSGIIGDLNLTIKPGEKIGLIGPSGAGKSTLVNLLLRLYDVQGGSILIDGQNIADVGQESLRARIGMITQDTSLLHRSIRDNLLYGKPDATDAELWEAVHKARADEFIPLLSDAEGRTGFDAHVGERGVKLSGGQRQRIAIARVLLKDAPILIMDEATSALDSEVEAAIQESLETLMQGKTVIAIAHRLSTIARMDRLVVLENGRIAETGSHAELLAHGGLYARLWQHQTGGFVGID from the coding sequence ATGCTCTATCGCCGTTTTGAACAACTGATCGACATTTTTCGCGATGCCCCGACAGCGGCTCCTCCCGATCGCGTTCTACCCTTCTATACCTATTACTTGAAGCAAGTCTGGCCCAGTTTTGCCGCTCTGCTGGTCGTGGGCTTGTTCGCTTCTTTGATCGAAGTCGCGCTGTTCAACTACCTGAGCCGCATCATCGACCTCACCCAAGGCACACCGAACGTCAATTTCTTCCAGGACCATGCGCTCGAGCTGACGTGGATGGTGGTGGTAACACTGATTCTGCGGCCAATTTTCTTCGGCCTGCACGACCTGCTGGTGCATCAGACCCTGACGCCCGGCATGACCAGCCTGATTCTCTGGCAGAACCACCGCTACGTCCTCAAACAGAGCCTGAATTTTTTCCAGAACGACTTCGCCGGGCGCATCGCCCAGCGCATCATGCAAACCGGCAACGCCTTGCGCGACTCTGCCGTACAAGCCGTCGATGCCCTGTGGCACGTACTGATCTACGCCATCAGCGCACTGGTGCTGTTTGCCGAAGCTGACTGGCGCCTGATGATCCCGCTGATCACCTGGATTACAGGTTTCATTGGCGCTCTTTATTACTTCGTGCCACGGGTCAAGGACCGATCGGTGCAGTCGTCTGACGCGCGCTCCAAACTCATGGGTCGGATCGTCGACGGCTACACCAACATCACCACGCTGAAGCTGTTCGCTCACACCAATTTTGAACAGCAGTACGCCAAGGAAGCCATCAAGGAGCAAACCGAAAAAGCCCAACTGGCCGGCCGCGTGGTCACCAGCATGGACGTAGCCATCACCAGCATGAACGGCCTGCTGATCGTCTCCACTACTGGGCTGGCCTTGTGGCTGTGGAGTCAGTCGCTGATCTCGGTGGGCGCCATTGCTCTGGCTACAGGCCTGGTGATCCGCATCGTCAACATGTCCGGCTGGATCATGTGGGTCGTGACCGGCATCTTCGAAAACATCGGCATGGTCCAGGACGGTTTACAGACCATCGCCCAACCGGTCAGCATCACCGACCGTGACCAGGCCAAACCACTGGCAGTGGTCCGTGGCGAAGTACGTTTCGAGCACGTCGATTTCCACTATGGCAAGAAGAGCGGGATCATCGGCGACCTCAACCTGACCATCAAACCGGGTGAAAAGATCGGTTTGATTGGCCCGTCCGGTGCCGGTAAGTCGACCTTGGTCAACCTGCTGCTACGCCTCTATGACGTGCAGGGCGGGAGCATCCTCATCGACGGCCAGAACATCGCCGACGTCGGCCAGGAAAGCCTTCGAGCACGCATCGGCATGATCACCCAGGACACCTCGCTGCTACACCGTTCGATCCGCGACAATTTGCTGTACGGCAAACCCGATGCGACCGACGCCGAACTCTGGGAAGCGGTACACAAGGCCAGGGCTGACGAATTCATACCCTTGCTCTCAGATGCCGAAGGCCGCACGGGTTTCGATGCACACGTCGGTGAGCGTGGCGTGAAGCTCTCGGGCGGCCAGCGTCAGCGGATCGCGATCGCCCGAGTGCTGCTCAAGGACGCGCCGATCCTGATCATGGACGAGGCCACCTCGGCGCTGGATTCGGAAGTGGAAGCGGCGATTCAGGAAAGCCTGGAAACCCTGATGCAAGGTAAAACCGTGATCGCCATCGCCCACCGCCTCTCGACGATTGCCCGCATGGATCGGCTGGTGGTACTGGAAAACGGCAGGATCGCTGAAACCGGCAGTCACGCTGAACTGCTGGCGCACGGCGGGCTGTATGCACGGCTGTGGCAGCATCAGACCGGCGGGTTTGTCGGGATCGATTAA
- a CDS encoding peptidylprolyl isomerase: MLKKIALVAGSVLFAANLMAATPAKAPHVLLDTTNGQIEIELDPVKAPKSTANFLKYVDSGFYNNTIFHRVIPGFMIQGGGFTQQMQQKPTESPIKNESKNGLHNVRGTLSMARTSDPDSATSQFFVNVKDNDFLDSGDGYAVFGKVVKGMDVVDIIVNSPTTTKSGMKDVPADPVFIKSAKRID; encoded by the coding sequence ATGTTGAAAAAAATCGCCCTCGTCGCCGGCTCCGTATTGTTCGCCGCCAACCTGATGGCCGCCACGCCAGCCAAGGCGCCGCACGTGCTGCTTGACACCACCAATGGCCAGATCGAAATCGAACTGGACCCGGTGAAGGCGCCGAAAAGTACCGCAAACTTCCTCAAGTACGTGGACAGCGGCTTCTACAACAACACAATTTTCCACCGTGTGATCCCGGGTTTCATGATCCAGGGCGGTGGCTTCACTCAACAAATGCAGCAAAAACCTACCGAATCGCCGATCAAGAACGAGTCCAAAAACGGCCTGCATAACGTCCGTGGCACCTTGTCCATGGCCCGCACCTCCGATCCGGATTCGGCCACCAGCCAGTTCTTCGTCAACGTCAAAGACAACGATTTCCTCGACAGCGGTGACGGCTATGCCGTGTTCGGTAAGGTCGTGAAGGGCATGGACGTGGTAGACATCATCGTCAACTCGCCAACCACCACCAAAAGCGGCATGAAAGACGTGCCGGCCGACCCTGTCTTCATCAAGTCGGCCAAGCGCATCGACTAA
- a CDS encoding alpha/beta hydrolase, giving the protein MAYFEHDGCALHYEEYGHGTPLLLVHGLGSSTLDWEKQIPVLSAHYRVIVPDVRGHGRSDKPRERYSIEGFSADLIALMEHLNLGPTHYVGLSMGGMIGFQLATDQPQLLKSLCIVNSAPEVKLRSTDDYWQWFKRWSLMRLLSLRTIGKALGRNLFPLPAQADLRQKIAERWAKNDKHAYLASFDAIVGWGVQERLSRVSCPTLIISADHDYTPVALKETYVKLLPDARLAVIADSRHATPLDQPENFNQTLLEFLSAVDTTPQDH; this is encoded by the coding sequence ATGGCTTATTTCGAACATGACGGTTGCGCCCTGCACTATGAAGAATATGGCCATGGCACCCCACTACTGCTGGTCCACGGACTCGGCTCGAGCACCCTGGACTGGGAAAAACAGATCCCGGTGTTGTCCGCTCACTACCGGGTGATCGTGCCCGATGTGCGCGGCCACGGGCGCTCGGACAAACCGCGCGAGCGCTACAGCATCGAGGGTTTCAGTGCCGACCTGATTGCCCTGATGGAACACCTGAACCTGGGCCCGACGCATTACGTGGGCTTGTCCATGGGCGGCATGATCGGTTTTCAATTGGCGACAGATCAGCCGCAATTGCTCAAAAGCCTGTGCATCGTCAACAGCGCGCCCGAGGTCAAACTGCGCAGTACCGACGATTACTGGCAGTGGTTCAAGCGCTGGAGCCTGATGCGGCTGCTCAGCCTGCGCACCATTGGCAAGGCCCTGGGCCGCAACCTGTTCCCCCTGCCGGCACAGGCCGATCTGCGACAAAAAATCGCCGAGCGCTGGGCAAAAAACGACAAACATGCTTATCTCGCCAGCTTCGATGCCATTGTTGGCTGGGGTGTTCAGGAACGACTTTCCAGGGTGTCTTGTCCAACCCTCATCATCAGCGCCGACCATGACTACACCCCGGTCGCCTTGAAAGAAACCTATGTAAAACTGCTGCCCGATGCGCGGCTGGCGGTGATTGCCGATTCGCGCCACGCCACCCCGCTGGATCAACCCGAAAACTTCAACCAAACGCTGCTCGAATTTCTTAGCGCAGTCGACACTACCCCTCAGGATCACTGA
- a CDS encoding LysR family transcriptional regulator, with translation MKAPRVTLDQWRTLQAVVDHGGFAQAAEALHRSQSSVSYTVARMQDQLGVPLLRIDGRKAVLTDAGSVLLRRSRQLVKQASQLEDLAHHMEQGWEAEVRLVVDAAYPSARLVRALTAFMPQSRGCRVRLREEVLSGVEEVLLEGVADLAITGLSIPGYLGAELSAVEFVAVAHPEHPLHRLNREINFQDLETQMQVVIRDSGRQQPRDVGWLGAEQRWTVGSLATAATFVSSGLGFAWLPRHLIERELKEGTLKLLPLDQGGSRNPSFYLYSNKDKPMGPATQILIELLRTFDTAPLTAPFAAPEQA, from the coding sequence ATGAAAGCGCCCCGCGTGACCCTTGATCAATGGCGAACATTACAGGCTGTAGTCGACCATGGCGGTTTCGCCCAGGCCGCCGAAGCGTTGCACCGCTCGCAATCGTCGGTCAGCTACACCGTGGCCCGCATGCAGGACCAGCTCGGGGTGCCGCTGTTACGTATCGATGGGCGCAAAGCCGTGCTGACCGACGCCGGCAGTGTGTTGCTGCGCCGCTCCCGGCAACTGGTGAAACAGGCCAGCCAGCTCGAAGACCTGGCCCACCACATGGAGCAAGGATGGGAAGCGGAAGTGCGCCTAGTGGTCGATGCGGCTTATCCGAGCGCGCGTCTGGTGCGTGCCTTGACCGCCTTCATGCCACAAAGCCGAGGCTGTCGAGTACGTCTGCGCGAGGAAGTATTGTCCGGTGTCGAAGAAGTCTTGCTTGAGGGGGTGGCCGATCTTGCCATCACCGGCCTGAGCATTCCCGGATACCTTGGCGCAGAATTGAGCGCCGTAGAATTTGTGGCCGTCGCCCACCCCGAACATCCGCTGCATCGCCTGAACCGCGAAATCAACTTTCAGGACCTGGAAACCCAAATGCAAGTGGTGATCCGCGACTCCGGCCGCCAGCAACCACGCGACGTCGGCTGGCTCGGCGCCGAACAACGCTGGACCGTGGGCAGCCTGGCCACTGCGGCGACATTTGTCAGCAGCGGTCTGGGGTTTGCCTGGTTGCCGCGGCACCTGATCGAGCGGGAATTGAAGGAAGGCACGCTCAAGCTGCTACCGTTGGACCAGGGTGGCAGCCGCAACCCGAGTTTCTATCTGTACTCGAACAAGGACAAACCCATGGGCCCGGCGACGCAAATCCTCATCGAACTGCTGCGAACGTTCGATACCGCGCCGCTGACTGCACCATTCGCGGCCCCTGAACAAGCCTGA
- a CDS encoding 3-phosphoglycerate kinase — protein sequence MKKFCCVMLALLPLTASAYPIDVEKHLNGLSVDYTSYATDSDMSSIQVNNFGATDVSCTVVFNNGPEAPRTRRVDVAAGKFKNASAKFNRTITRLRIVLTCTPK from the coding sequence ATGAAAAAATTCTGTTGTGTGATGTTGGCGCTGCTGCCGTTGACGGCCTCTGCTTATCCAATCGACGTTGAAAAACACCTCAACGGCCTGAGTGTGGATTACACGTCCTATGCCACAGACTCGGACATGAGCTCCATTCAGGTGAACAACTTCGGCGCCACCGACGTATCGTGCACGGTGGTGTTCAATAACGGCCCTGAAGCACCGCGCACTCGCAGAGTCGACGTGGCCGCCGGCAAATTCAAAAATGCCTCCGCCAAGTTCAATCGCACCATCACTCGTCTACGTATCGTCCTGACCTGCACGCCGAAGTAG
- a CDS encoding FMN-dependent NADH-azoreductase, giving the protein MSRVLIIESSARQQDSVSRQLTQTFIKQWKAAHPSDQISVRDVALNPVPHLDSNLLGGWMKPAEQRNEIEQASLERSNQLTDELLAADVLVMAAPMYNFAIPSTLKAWLDHVLRAGVTFKYTATGPQGLLTGKRAYVLTARGGIYAGSAADHQEPYLRQVMGFIGIHDVTFIHAEGMNLGGDFQEKGLNQANAKLSEVA; this is encoded by the coding sequence ATGTCACGCGTTCTGATCATCGAAAGCAGCGCCCGTCAGCAAGACTCGGTCTCCCGTCAGTTGACCCAGACCTTCATCAAACAGTGGAAAGCCGCGCATCCGTCCGATCAGATCAGCGTGCGTGATGTGGCGCTCAACCCGGTGCCACATCTGGACAGCAACCTGTTGGGCGGCTGGATGAAACCTGCCGAGCAGCGCAACGAGATCGAACAGGCTTCGCTGGAGCGCTCCAATCAGTTGACCGACGAGTTACTCGCTGCCGACGTGCTGGTGATGGCTGCGCCCATGTACAACTTCGCCATCCCAAGCACCCTTAAAGCCTGGCTCGACCACGTGCTGCGTGCCGGCGTGACTTTCAAGTACACCGCAACCGGTCCGCAAGGCTTGCTCACGGGCAAACGGGCTTATGTGCTGACCGCTCGCGGCGGGATTTACGCGGGCAGCGCCGCGGATCACCAGGAACCGTACCTGCGTCAGGTCATGGGCTTTATCGGTATCCACGACGTGACGTTTATTCACGCCGAGGGCATGAACCTGGGCGGCGACTTCCAAGAGAAGGGCCTGAACCAGGCTAACGCCAAGCTTTCTGAGGTCGCCTAA